From the Paenibacillus tianjinensis genome, the window TTTTGCCGGGAATGATCAGTGTGTTCAATCTGCTGGTGATCAAGAGCTATTACGAAAGCCTGCCTGAAGCACTTGAAGAGTCGGCACGAATCGACGGGGCCAAAACTTATACGATTCTGTTCCGCATTATCCTGCCGCTCAGCATGCCGGTCATTGCGACGATTGCCTTGTTCTATGCGGTGGGATTCTGGAATGATTATTTTGGCCCGATGATTTATATCAATGATACGGCGCTTAAGACGCTGCAGCTCTATCTGCAGGACGTTGTGATGGATGCCAGCGCAGCGAATGCCGTGAACAAAAGTGTTGATGATCTCATGAACATGTCTCCCGAAGGAATCCGTGCGGCAACAGTAGTTGCTTCGACGGTACCCATCCTGTTTGTGTATCCGTTCCTGCAGAAGTATTTCATTAAGGGCGTGCTTATCGGCTCCGTCAAAGGCTGAGCCGTGATCCATTATTTAGAGGAGGGTTTTACGTATGAAGTATAAAAAAGGCTGGTCTCTTCTGCTCTGCACCGGGCTGCTGCTGGCAGCCGCAGGTTGTGGCTCATCGGGTAACAACGGGAACGGAAATAAAGAATCTGCAGAGGCGACAAAGGCTCCGGCTAGCGCTGCAGCCACTACCGCGCCAACGGAAGACTCAGGCAAGCCTGAATTGAAATCGCTTAATTTGTGGTCGAAGGATGATTATAATACGTATCCGCTCGCCAAGGTCATCGAAGAGAAGACGGGTTATAAAGTGAAATATGAAATGCTGCCCGCCGACAAAGCAATGGATAAGCTGAACCTGCTGATTTCGTCCGGCGAACCCTATGATGTCATTACGATTTCCGGTGAAAAGGCTGTATACACGGACTATGCCAAAATGGGAGCGCTGGTCGATCTGACCCCGCTCATTGATAAATATGGACCGAATATTAAGGCATCCATCTCGGAGGCATCCTTCGATGCGGTGAAAGTGGACGGCAAAATCTTTGCCATCCCGAACAGCTCCTCGCAATTCGCCGGCGCCGACCTGATGATCCGCCAGGATTGGCTCGACAAGCTGGGCCTGAAAACACCGACCACCCTGGATGAATTCACCGAAGTACTGAAAGCGTTCAAGGAAAAAGATCCAGGCGGCAACGGCAGCAGCGGTGCTCCGATGTCGATAGACGGCGCCCTCGCTACGACAGCCAATATTACCGGCGCCTTCGGCATCGGCACAAGCTGGAATAAACTCGACGGCAAGCTGGTGCCGCCGCCGCTGCACCCGGGCTTCAAGGAATATCTCACGTATATGGCTGACCTGTATAAACAGGGTCTGCTTGACAAGGAGTTTGCCGTCAATAAGGATGCTACCCTGAAGGAGAAATTCACCAGCGGCAAAATCGGCGTCATTCAGCTGCCCTGGTATGATATTCCGAGCGTGGCCGATGCCCTGAACGCCAATTTTCCGGATGCCAAGTTTGCATATCTTCCGGCCTTGAAGGGTAAAGACGGGCAAATGGGTCTTGGCATGAGCGGAGGCTTTGACCGCCTGACCTTTATCCCGAAATCTGCCAAACATCCCGAGGATGCCATCAAGTGGATCAATGCCAAGCTGGATAAAGACACCTTCAAGCTGATCGCCATCGGGGAAGAAGGCAAACATCATACGTACAAAGACGGCATCTACAGCCCGATCCTGCCGCTGTTCACAGATGAACGGGGTAATGCCAGCAACTATCTCACCGGTATAGATGAGAAGCTCTACCCGATCTACTGGCAGGCCCGTGTCCAGAAGGATGCACGCTTGTTCGCGGGCTTCTCGTATCTGAACAATGAACTGCCTGCTGAAGCGCGGATTGCCGATCCGCTTGCACTGGCGCCGTCGCTTCCTGAATATTCTAAGAACAACGCTTCACTGAATCAGATGATCAATGATTTTGCTGTAAAAGTAATTGTCGGTGAGGAATCTCCGGATGCCGTGGACGCTTTTGCCGAGAAGTACAAAGCAGCCGGCGGGGAAGCCAGCTACAAAGAGGTAAACGACTGGTACGCGGCTAGCGGTAAATAAAAGAAAAAATATAAGATGAATTTGGGAACAAACATAAAGGTAACAGTAACGGAGGGGATTTTGGAACTGGAGGAGCGTTAGCGTCCGCCTTTGTCTACAGATTTCCACCACTAAGAGTGGTATTAATAAATGAAATCTGTAGACAACAGCGGCTGGAAGTCCAAATATCACCGCAGTTACGACTATACCAAATGTATAACGCCAAACTCGTCTTATATTGCAGGAGGAGATCAAATGAAAACCTACCGGATGCGGATCAGCGAGGTTCCGCTTCAGGATGATTGGGATGTCATTGTTGTCGGAGGCGGTCCGGCCGGTTGTACAGCAGCTGCCGCAGCCGCGCGGGAAGGTGCAAGAACGCTGCTGATTGAAGCGACGGGAAGTCTGGGCGGGATGGGTACCTCGGGGCTTGTGCCGGCCTGGTGTCCTTTCTCTGATATGGAGCAGATTATCTACAGAGGGCTGGCCATGAAAGTGTTCGAGGCGCTGAAGGCGCAGATGCCGCATGTGGCTAAGGACGCGATGGACTGGGTGCCGATTGAGCCCGAGAAGCTGAAGGTGATCTACGATGATCTGGTCCAGGAGGCAGGAGTGACCGTATTATTCAACACGTTGCTGGGTTCGGTGGAAACAGAGCCGGAGGGCAGAGTTACCGCCCTGATTACGGCTAACAAAAGCGGACTCCAGGCACTCCAGGCCAAGGTTTATATTGATTGCACGGGCGATGCCGATGTTGCAGCCTGGGCGGGGGCGGAATACCTCAAAGGTGATACGGCGACCGGTGACCTAATGCCGGCTACACACTGCTTCAATCTGGGCAATGTGGATGAGTATGCTTATCTGAACGGTCCGCTGCTGCACAATAACAATAAGCAGAGCCCCATCTTCGATATCCTCCGGTCAGGCAAATATCCGCAGATTCCGGATTCGCATATCTGCAACAATATAATCGCGCCGCGCACAGTAGGTTTTAACGCCGGACATTTATGGGATGTGGACAATACGGATGCTTACTCGGTATCGGCTGCGCTGATGCAGGGCAGAAAGCTGGCGGCTGTCTACCGGGATGCGCTTGCGGAATTTATGCCGGCTTCCTTTGGCAGTGCTTTTGTCGCCAGTACAGGTTCGCTTATGGGTGTACGGGAGACGCGGCGGATTACCGGTGACTATATTCTTAGTGTCGATGATTATGTGAACCGCCGCAGCTTTGAGGACGAGATCTGCCGTAACAGTTACTTTATTGATATCCATGGAACAGAAAAAGAAGAGAAGCAGGCCGGAGGCAAGCCGGAGGTGATTAAGCGGTATGGCCCCGGTGAATCCCATGGTATTCCCTACCGCTGCCTGACACCCCGCTCCCTGCAAAATGTGTTGGTAGCCGGACGCTCCATCTCTTGTGTGCGCGAGGTTCAGGGCAGTGTCCGGGTGATGCCGGTCTGCCTGGCTATGGGGGAAGCGGCGGGAATTGCAGCAGCGCTGGCAGCACAGCTTCCGGGTCATGATGTCCATACTGTCGATGTTAAGATCCTGCGCAGACGGCTGAAGGAGGAGGGTGCCTATCTGCCAGATCCACCGGTGGCACAAGCCAGAGAGTCTGCTGATCCATCGCAGAATGGGGCTTTTAAATATCACTAAGGAAGTGTGGGTGTATGCACTCTGGTCCGGCGGTTTCGCAGAATGGCGTTGATCTCTCCGCCGGCCAGAATGATGATGGAGCTGATATACAGCCAGATCAGCAGGATCATTACACCGCCAAGACTTCCGTAGGTTTTGGTGAAATCGCTGAACTGGTTGACATATACGGAGAACAGCACGGAGGTAGCGATCCAGCCGATCGTGGAGAAGAAGGCTCCCGGCATCACTTCCTTTAGCCGCAGTCTGCGGCTGGGAGCAATCCAATACAGCAGGGTGAACACCACGAACATCACGAAGAGAGGAACGGCATATTGCAGCAGATCCCAGAGCTTTTGCAGACCATAAGGCAGATCAGCCAGTAAAAACACCTGTGTCTTCAGCCAGCTGCCGAGAACGAGCAGCAGAATGCTGACCAGCACCACAAAGCCGATGAACAGGGTGGCGAGGAAGGCAATCCCCCTAACTTTCCAAAACACCCTGCTCTCATCAATATCATAGGCGCGGTTCAGCCCCTTGATGATCGCGTTGACACCTTTGGAAGCAGCCCACAGAGTAGCCAGCATCCCGAAGGACAGCAAGGCCTGGCTCCGCCCCTCGGAGACATCCTGCAGAATCTCTTCAATAATGGAGACGGCTTCCGCCGGCATAATTTGCTCTAGCTGCTGGATTTTATCCTCCAGGGAAATATTGGCGTACCCGATGAGTGTCATAATAAAGATCAGAAACGGAAACAGGGAGAGAATAAGATAATAGGTTAATTGCGCACTAATCCCCTGTACATCATCGTTTTTTATTTTTTGGAACAGTTCTTTTAGAAAAGAGTACACCCCGGCCGCATTCTTCTTCATAATTCCCTCCTCAGCTTCTTCTATAATATGCACCAGCCTGTCTTTAATATTATTATTAACCTAAATTCAGCGGACTCTATAGTCTTCCAATATCCTGCAAATGTTTTTTCTGGGAA encodes:
- a CDS encoding carbohydrate ABC transporter permease, encoding MERLTKRTKGDLVLDTAVYFFLILMGVIMLLPLINVLSKAVSAEWAITSGKVGILPVGFQLDTMKEVISSSTFIRAFGVSVGVTVVGTVISILMTALTAYPLSKRLPGIPFIMVLFIFTMLFSGGLIPNYLLMRQLHLINNLWVLILPGMISVFNLLVIKSYYESLPEALEESARIDGAKTYTILFRIILPLSMPVIATIALFYAVGFWNDYFGPMIYINDTALKTLQLYLQDVVMDASAANAVNKSVDDLMNMSPEGIRAATVVASTVPILFVYPFLQKYFIKGVLIGSVKG
- a CDS encoding extracellular solute-binding protein, giving the protein MKYKKGWSLLLCTGLLLAAAGCGSSGNNGNGNKESAEATKAPASAAATTAPTEDSGKPELKSLNLWSKDDYNTYPLAKVIEEKTGYKVKYEMLPADKAMDKLNLLISSGEPYDVITISGEKAVYTDYAKMGALVDLTPLIDKYGPNIKASISEASFDAVKVDGKIFAIPNSSSQFAGADLMIRQDWLDKLGLKTPTTLDEFTEVLKAFKEKDPGGNGSSGAPMSIDGALATTANITGAFGIGTSWNKLDGKLVPPPLHPGFKEYLTYMADLYKQGLLDKEFAVNKDATLKEKFTSGKIGVIQLPWYDIPSVADALNANFPDAKFAYLPALKGKDGQMGLGMSGGFDRLTFIPKSAKHPEDAIKWINAKLDKDTFKLIAIGEEGKHHTYKDGIYSPILPLFTDERGNASNYLTGIDEKLYPIYWQARVQKDARLFAGFSYLNNELPAEARIADPLALAPSLPEYSKNNASLNQMINDFAVKVIVGEESPDAVDAFAEKYKAAGGEASYKEVNDWYAASGK
- a CDS encoding FAD-dependent oxidoreductase; the protein is MKTYRMRISEVPLQDDWDVIVVGGGPAGCTAAAAAAREGARTLLIEATGSLGGMGTSGLVPAWCPFSDMEQIIYRGLAMKVFEALKAQMPHVAKDAMDWVPIEPEKLKVIYDDLVQEAGVTVLFNTLLGSVETEPEGRVTALITANKSGLQALQAKVYIDCTGDADVAAWAGAEYLKGDTATGDLMPATHCFNLGNVDEYAYLNGPLLHNNNKQSPIFDILRSGKYPQIPDSHICNNIIAPRTVGFNAGHLWDVDNTDAYSVSAALMQGRKLAAVYRDALAEFMPASFGSAFVASTGSLMGVRETRRITGDYILSVDDYVNRRSFEDEICRNSYFIDIHGTEKEEKQAGGKPEVIKRYGPGESHGIPYRCLTPRSLQNVLVAGRSISCVREVQGSVRVMPVCLAMGEAAGIAAALAAQLPGHDVHTVDVKILRRRLKEEGAYLPDPPVAQARESADPSQNGAFKYH
- a CDS encoding YihY/virulence factor BrkB family protein, with the translated sequence MKKNAAGVYSFLKELFQKIKNDDVQGISAQLTYYLILSLFPFLIFIMTLIGYANISLEDKIQQLEQIMPAEAVSIIEEILQDVSEGRSQALLSFGMLATLWAASKGVNAIIKGLNRAYDIDESRVFWKVRGIAFLATLFIGFVVLVSILLLVLGSWLKTQVFLLADLPYGLQKLWDLLQYAVPLFVMFVVFTLLYWIAPSRRLRLKEVMPGAFFSTIGWIATSVLFSVYVNQFSDFTKTYGSLGGVMILLIWLYISSIIILAGGEINAILRNRRTRVHTPTLP